The segment GATAGAATGTGAATGGCAAcagaatccaggactcacgtctcgtcctattcgggactcgtcaactggatgtacctgtattaCAGAGTTGATACCCACTTCGGTACTCGAACTcggtaccgttcgcttcaaacgccatcgcattatccacatGGTGGTTATATCGGGCTGATCCTCACGGGAAACCTACCAAAACATAACAACTTTATGTCATAATATTAACGGAGTGATTCTAACCATTCAGATCGATTTGTGGATAAACAATTCATAAATCTGCGACGGATTGACATAGCTTTCTAAATTTTACTCGTCCGAGATTGTAAATCGTATTTCACAGTATTGAAGCTAACGGAACTAACTCATCATTTGCCAATCCTCGGAATGATTGGTAATTCAGTAGAAAGTTGATATGAACCGACTAAATGTGATGTTTGTTCGTGAAAATACTACTAGATGGTTTGTACAATTCGTGTTTGGTATCAGCGAAGCTAATACCAACAATTAAGAAGTGAATATCTGCTTTAGCCTacaatatatttcattatttactatATTCGGTCCCCGTTTGCTTTGGTGGTATATTATGTAACAGCGTGGGGCTGGTATACAAATCCTACATTGGTCTTATTAGTCTAAGGATATACATGCGTGTGCATATAGTTTCACgcaataatatttaataaatacgTATTGTTATTTTCGgcatgggggtttgtggaggttgtagtaattttaatagttgaattcatgaatcgatctaagctggaccaccgttgaaaacctggaggcactgggtgtctattattattagctttattcaatattgtattttgggtacaatatagaattctcagcacaaagtatttcaacaggtttccgtttcttactttttcgtcgatcctgatgataaatattgagtgatcaccatttcgaagttagcagtccagtcaatcggcATCTGAATACTGTACGTTCTTTTCCCtgtcagcaaccacgatatctgtGATTAAACCTTTTGTAACCtctacaacgaaaggttgtacactttccAGAAACAACCGAATAGATTGTGCGGTTAATAGccataataatgtattaaaacaaacaaaactagatAAGTTGTTgcaatatctagatgacaggtaacctagatgtttaagcaggtcgctaagatcgattcatgatttcagctattaAAGTTATTGTTATTTGCTTAATATGTTCTGAATTGGTTATTAGTCTCTGAAAGTGCGCTTTACCGGATATTTTGGCTTCCTTTTTTCCCACTTGGCTAATTATGTTCATACAAAATTATTCTTGTCGCAATCTTAGAAACGTACCTTTCAACCTTAATGCTCATAATTCTTTCGCTGTTTAGGTTAGACGTATAATATATACAACTAGAAGCATTTTCAAACTGAATGAAATGTTATattagaattttaaaaaatcaacaCAGGTTAAGCTTGGTCGTGAATAGTTGTGAGATGTGTCAAATTTGGGGTAAATATAATGATACATTTCCAGATACCATCTGATTGGGGGCACTTGGAGATCGTTTTCTGGGGTGTATTTGTATTGGACCATTGTTTATAGTCATGTCGTCTTTTCTATACTTTTCAGTTTGTTTTACGACTCCTTGATTTGTTATCTGATCTTGTACCACTCCTGTCTCACTATTTGTATTGGTTAGTGATTTTGGTGTATCGCATGTAGTTTGCTTTTTTTGAGTTCGGCGAAGTCGTTTTCGCTTTGAAAATTGTCTACATcttgtaataagatgaaaaATCAATTCCACCACTTCTATGACTGACATCATGTTAAGTCCAATCCAAATGGAGAATAAACCACCAGACTGAGATAAGAGACTTGTGAGAGAGAGGACTTCTTTTTCATCTACCTGTAAATAGAATATTACATGTCAAGGTGTTTACTAGTAGTTATTTTATTATGCTGTGTCATTCAATAGTGTGCTTACTCGAAGATTTGTCATATAAGTAGCTAGTAATagttaaatttgttttatagGGTAGGGTAAGAGTGACATGTTTCCGATGTAAATCGACATATTTGGCGAAATATGGTACCTAGCTCTGTTTCGAGGTACTTTTACTTCCTAATGTCATCTTAATTTATTTGAGGAAAATGAACTAAGCGAATGACACATGGCTGcagcaacgacagcggaaaaagtTGCAAGAgtaggaaatatgaaacaactatatgacacaacaaagaaactggcaggaaaatatagtaaaccagatcGACCCGTCGtagacaaagaaggcaagccagtcagattcaagaacagaagaGCAGATGGGTGAAGTACTTCGAGGAACCCTTGGATAGACCagttccattgaatccaccggatatCGGAGCAGTACCTACTGACCTTTCAATAGATATCACTCCATCAatgatcgaagaagtcaagatgtcTATCAGAcgaatcaagagtgggaaagcagcaggacctgacaatatatcagctgaagcactaaagtcagacatacaaatgccccaaatgccctggtacggccgagagtggggagagtctgctctctctctcgaaatgctctcatatggccacgcgaatatatagcctctgccagggaagtcctactcactgccttctcgcggcgggggtgttgttcacaaaagtgagaagacgaaaagcgaatgtccggcgctttaaccgggttggtggatgtggaggatccacctaggggagttggaaaaccctgattccaaaccaatggtgcacatgggctccagtatcctgaaggaacgaatggcgtatgaaccaactgttggtcaccggctaccatgagactgcatctccttacgatgctccactgccttgtggactagacctttaggtcaaaggctccgggtgtggtcccctaagaaaaccacctgcttcagtctgggcacctgagcagtatcacagccctcacacaaatcaaatgagatttgtgaggcgcatatttatctggtgcttccttgtgccaatatttatgtgtttaaataaataaaataaaataactgcaaacatgcttcacactCTATTCAGGAAAATTTTGGAGGAGGAAGAAGTGtcgaagaactggaaagaaagaCACCGCATCAAGgtatcaaagaaaggagatctgagtaaaTGTGAGAACCACAGaagcatcacactactgtcagtaccacgAAAAGTTTTCAATGGAGTTactgaaccagatgaaagactcagtagacatctaacttcgagatcaacaggctagattccgtaaggatcggtcgcgcacagaccgaattgcgacactacggatcatcggtgaacaatcagttgagtggaattcgtcactatacatcaacttcattgactataagAAAGCGTTTAACAGTATGGATGGGTGAACATTACGGAGACTTCTTCGATGCTATGGAGGTcatgaaaagattgtcaacattatccgtaactcatacgacggacaacagtgcaaagtggtgcatggaggatagctgacagacgcattccaagtgaggaccggagttaGAGAAGGCTTTCTACTCTCACCCTTcccctttcttctggtgattaaCTTCGACATTTGAGGGAAAGctcagaatacaatggacagcttggatgcagctggacgattaggatttcgcagatgacctaactCTTCTATAACCTGcgcatcaacaaatgcaggtcaagacaatcagtgtaacagcagcctctgcatcagtaggtttcaacatacacaagggaaaaagcaagatcctcaaatacaacacggagaacaccagcctaatcacacttaatggagaaactctggaagaggtggacgTAAATTGCAGAAAGCATCAAACAGCTTCACgagacaagcgctaacttggaatgataaatggaaaagagaaaaaccaaagaacacattgtgtcaagaattggaagcagacatgaaaaggatgaatagcaactggaaaggattttccAGGATgtagttcgatggagaatgttggtgggcggcttatgctcttccacgaggggtaacaggcgttagtaagtaagtaatatttgtCCATCCAAATTTATGACTGATTCGTTTTGCTCGAAGGAATCGTTTCATCTGAGATTTGCAACTAACTGTTCGGTCTTTGTACTACTGTTTAGTGTTTCTGAGTTATTCTTGCATTAATTATTGTAGCATGTTAGATTTTCTAACACATTCTTTTAACAAATCTAATTTTTATCAAATGTATACTCGTAGCTAATTGCCTTGGATGTCTTGAGATTAAACTAGTTAGCTAAAGTCACGTTCACATGCGCCGTTTTTGGAGATTggtctcagatttcattaatAAATGTCTGCTAATCGATAAGTTTTAATAAAATCCGACTGGGCATATTCCATCTCAGGTATTTGAATGTATCTTGATTTCTGAATTTCTTTTCAGATCATGACAATTCAGATTCCCTTCTAATGAAAACTATCCTTAAACAATTGGATACTTTAAGATTAGTAGTTATGTAGCCATAAATCCTTTGTTTATTATCAGTTTCTGAATATCATAAGAAATACCATTACAATCCACTGCTTCAAAATTTTCGACAGTTAAAACAGACTAAAATACATTGATTGTGATTCGTGATAAAAGTGTTCAGTCGCAAGTCAGTGGGATAATATTGTGAAACTTTTCTGTAGTAACATGATTATAACGTCAATCTTTCGCCAAAGCCGTGGATATGGTTAGAATTGTTCTATTCTTAAACACTAAGTCGCCAGTCTGAACTTCATTCCACTTTAGCTTCGGCAATTATCTCTAACATACACGCTTGGAGTGTGAATTGAAGCCGAGTGCGTGAATCTGTCCTTGGTAAATGAATATTCTTTATCAAACCTAAATCGTATGAAAGGAACTATAATAAAACTGATTAATTATTTGGACAATCTACTGTAACGTTAAGAATTATAAATGATAAGTTGACAACTTACCTTATGGACGTTAAAATTCGGTCGGATAAGCATGATTGCTAGTAAATTCCTTTCTAAAACGTTGCTTTTTGATAAGAACTCTTCCGCTTCTTTTTCACCTTCAGATGAATCTAACTTTTCTTTCGCCAACCGATATCCTACTAAGTCGGGTCTGTTGGCCACTTTTTTTCCAGCTCTTGTTGATAGCCAACTTAACTGCCATGATTTCGTTGGCCAAGTCGATGTTGATCTGTCTGTTTCATAAGCGAAGAAAGCACATGGTAGTGTGCAAGATAGTACCACATCACCCTGTGAagatataaatatgaatatgtTACTTTTCTGTACTATTTAGCATATCTTCAAGCTATTCGAAATTGTAGTTCTGCAATACTCATTAATTTCGTATACTCCAACTTATTTTTCTAAGTGTAATGAGGTACATAATACTTAGTTAACAACTCTTCATATCCCTTGTTGAGCTAATTACTTCAATACAATATACCAATATGTTATTAGATATGATAAAATCTTTTGACCaagtaattatttaattaaatgaatttaaaactgTTCACACATACTGGTAACTACTAATTCCTTAGTAATTATAGAAGTACTCATAAATTTGATATAGGTTTGTTCTcagagctggatggtttggtcgtggagctttcaacGTCCTTCCATCAAgctgagagaacaaacctataTGAAAATCACTGAgattgagctacaaatcttctccaccatctcaaaatcatacgaGCGTAGTACTTATAAATTGTTTGATAGtcataatgaatgaaaatttaaaCTAGCATTAATCCAGTCATGAAATTCAATCCTTCTTGTGTATTCAAACTGTCTTTGGCTATGAATCATATAATCATGACAATCCTGAACACTTACATTTTAACTCTCATTTGTATTTTTCCCACATCCAAGTTGTGGTTTTCCGCCCTTACATTTATACGTTACCAAATATACTTCGTACACACATACTAATTTGGTTTTAAGTGTATACTTTTAAGTACAAAATACTGTAGTTGATATATTTCTTCAGTTTCTTACTATGGATGTCGTAACAGGAGATAATTGGGTATTCTTTAGTTAGTTAATACTAGTAAGATGATAATTAgaagtttgttttgtttattagaATAGTATATATCTAGTGTATTGTCAGTTACTATGTCAAGACCATGTatcttattctagcttctgaatAGGTCAATCTATTTATTCTTCCtgagtcatgttttgaccttgttaatattcacttatcaaccctgactgtttttatatgagcatatgtgTTTGTACATCAtcatattcatcacatgtctgtagcttatttttgtgtgactataaatatcaattaacgcttggttaaatGGAGCTGGCTCACTCGCCTTCTTCACCACGCGTCATTTCGCTTCTCTCTCTTTGCTTTGTCCATCTGAATGTCTGTCCAGATCGATGAATGTACATGATACATATATTCGAAATTCatcctcgtatttgacttatttaatcccGTTATACACTAGCGtgagttaagtcgatgattatacaCGAGGATTGGctaaatgtatatttcaataacaagtaATCAGAAACGATCAAACTGGAGCCAGGTTCAGGGCCACTAAACTAGTTTTTATAtcatatacgtatatatattaaaaatttaaGCGGAAAGTAtacaaaaaagtaatatatatcaGTAAATAAATTGCATTCCAGTGCATAGTTTTAGGTAAAAGCTgcattttaattaaatttttacagACTTTCCTAATAGAATATTTCTTTAAGGCTATTTTCAAATCGATTGTGTAGGTAATTATACTTATCTTAATGTTTAATCGGAACTATTTACCCAGATTAATTATATTAAGATCATTGTTGACAGCATTATTCAGAACTCGCGTTCCGTTTTCTTTGCTACTGGTCAGTCAGATCTGTCTGGAtctcattgttgatattcacattGACACACGATCATGGTGTCTGTTATCTCAATCGTCATCCCATTATTTACTAAGTTGTTGAGTTCAGATGATCTCTAAATTGTTCAGCACTTACAGTGTTTATCTTCGGCTGTTTAGCTAACTGTCCTTAAtatcatttattgttatttatttatttaaacgcataaatattggtacaaagaagcaccagatacatatgtgccgcacaaatctcattcgatttgtgtgagggctgtgatactgcccatgtgcccaaaccgaagtaggtggttttcttaggggaccacacccggagcctttgacctaaaggtctaacccacaaggcagtggatcatcgtgaggagatacagtcccatggtagccggtgaccaacgattgattcatacgccatttgttccatcaggatactggagcccatgtgcaccattggtttggaatcagggttttccaactcccccagatgaactttccgtgtccactaacccggttaaagcgccggacattcggttttcgtcctctgaatttcgtaaacaacagtaatgtcacgagaaggcagtgagtaggacttctctggcagaagctatatacgcgtggccatatgagagcatttcgagagggagatcggactttccccactctcggccttacCAGGTCATTTGGGGGCGTCCTTAATATCAACATCACAAAAATGCACATATATAAAATTTTCTAGACAGGTGAATATTCTATCACTCGAAGACAATATAAATACTACTGTATTATATGTCTAAATGGATACCGTCGTAAATGTTAGTAACCAGCACATTTACCGTTATTGTATAAAAAAGATTTCTATGCCTAATAATTGGTTGGAAGGAATTCCACAGTAAACGCTCACCTGGTAATGTTTAGTAACTTCTGATTTACATAGTACACGATTTTTCACAGCTTCTAATTCAGATAAACATTCAAAATTAAAAGGCATTTCATGTGGTTTTgtcttttgattttgattaaccGAAGATAATAAAGTGTAATTCTGATTGGAAGGAGAATTATGAATAGTGTAATTTTGTATGATTGGATGTTGAATATCACAATTTCCTATTTTAACAAATGAACTCATTTCAAGACAAAATGGTAGACTTTCATTTATATATGGGAATTCAATAGCATTACATCCACAAAGTGAATTAATTTTAGCCTGAAATAAGCAAAATAATATTGGAAATAAAAGAAATGAGGTATTTTGGAAATTTTACATGGACTATGATTTAACCATGGTGTCGAAATCACGAATTGATCTTAGCTAAAGTACTAGTGAAATCCATGATGCGTTGGATAGCTGTTTTGTcatattatggaactcctcagcagtgcccactCATAAATTTGCATGCAGGAATCGGACCCAGAGCTTTCCGTGTCTCACGCGAATGCTTAACGTCTATACCATTGAGTCGGCATCTGACAGTATTTAAATCTAACTTAAATCAATTCGCGATGTTATGCTATCATTTTCCGTTGTCTTAGGTTGATACTTGTCTTACCGAACAGGGCCCTGGGCTTGAGTCCCTGTTGTGGGGCTGTAGATGCTCACTACTTGGGAGTCCCGTTCTAGGACGCAatagttgttcagtgcttcatgacttttaatggtggtccagctaagatcagttcgtgatttaaaagTTATGGAAATTCTGTCATCACCAAATAATTCAGTCATGCATTTCGTTTATATATGAATGGATTTATCACTTAGCCTTTTTTATGTAGTCTATTAAATAATCTGGAAGGTGTTCTTTAATTATTCTTGACTGTTGATTACTTTGGCTGAAAACTATTCTAAGGGTTTTAATACACTGAAAGTTATCACGGTTGACTTCCAGCTTAAGAGAAATAAGAATTATATCCTTACAATAAGTGAAAATAAGGCTGAGTAAAAACATGTATTTAGACCTACAAAAGAAATATCAAAAGAAGATAAACATGATCAGTTTGCGTTTGTATATCTATCACTACAATACTTCTTTCTATTAATATCTCTCATGTGTAGAAGATGCATAGTTGAATGTGTTGAGTACATGTTACTCACTCGTTTGAAAGATATAGATCAAATAGGTTATTGACAAAGTTTCATCTTGGATACAGTGACTTGTGCTATGCATTACGGACACTTGTACGAATTTCATGATACAAAACACCATAGTATTTAGCAACTTACATATGAGAATATAGATATACTGGATAATCTGTAAAATAACAGCAGTTAGTAGGCAATTAAGAGCGGTGTTTAGTATGACCGCAAAATAGATTACCCTGTTAAGCGTCTATTCACTTCTTAACCCGTAGTTCTCACTGACATTGAATATTGTCTAAAATACGGTAATTTATAAATCTGTACATAGAATAACACTAGTGTTTGTAAGCAGATTTTATtactaatgaaaaaaatatattaaattagAAGTTATATCTTGTtgtgaataatttcatttgtcAGTCATTCAACTAAATTTTAATGATGAATAAACAATGGGTGTATGCTACTAATGTCgacttgcacaagcaagtggctatcaggactcagtagctgagtggataacgtgatggcgtttgaagagaaaggtactgggttcgagtcccagaatgaacatcaactctgagatgtaggtacatccagctgacgagtctcaaataggacgacacgcacgtcctagattccactgctagccactatctatctttgcttaccatgcttgtgaattaaggctacatcgaggcaatacgcacagtatacacacataccaataagagactgatcaattgcattcctaaacatcaatgagaagattcaaacaattaatactaaatgaattcaaataaattagAGTGTAAAATATTCGAAACCAATAAAACACTATATTGTTGCCAAGTTGAACTGTTCGTTACTTCTATTATAAAAATTTAGTTATTcgattaaaataattaatcatgAATAATACAAAACATTTCAGTAATTATCtaaatttatttaatgttttaaaaCTTAAGattcatttgtttgttatttaataTGATAGTAAACTATATGTTTAAGTTGAATGGctcccaaataccctggtacggctgaaagtggggagagtccgctctccctctcgaaatgatcTGACATGGTCActcatatatagcctctaccagggaaggcctactcactgccttctctcagagggggtgttgttcacgaaagtgagaggacgaaaagcgaatgtttggcggtttaaccgggttggtgtacACGGAAAGTATAAAACATTAGAAATAATGTATTATGAGGTATTGGGATGTCTGTAATGATTTCAACCTTATAGTCAGGTTTTGGTTTCATTGAAGTGTTAATCACTTTCAAAAGTCATCTTTTTTAATCGATTTATAATCATACTTATGTTTATATTACTGTTGAAAAAAGCGTATTCTTTTGGTTTTTGTCTTGTCTTTTTATTAATCTTTACATTTATCAATAATTCGGTATCGTGTGTGGTTATCATGAGTCTATATAGTATCACGTGTCGATCGCcctttttattcattcattcgttCATAAATTTCCTAAtttataacagtaataataagcTATACACTTCTTCAGTTATAAGGAACATTGAACTTAAGACAGGTTTGAATTGGCTACGGTTTTCGTATCACATCAACTCAGCTAATTGAATTTGTCGAGATAAATAGAAGTTGTAATTGGCGTCAACAGTCATTTATAAGATTAAGTTTGTACAATATGATTCGAGAAGAAAGATTAAATCTACGGAATAAAAAGTATATGTATTTTAGAAAAGAGTGAACGGATCTACGTGACAGACTACTAAATATGTCACCCAATTTTTCTATCCATCGATTAAAATATTCACACGAACTTCAACTAGGTAGTCCGTACCTACAGACGTATCTCAGTTTAAACGTCAATGACTAGTGAGACTGATGGCACGCCTTGGTTTGACCATCCTTAGCTTTATTCTAACATACTTCAAGTTGACTGAAACAATAAACCGTAACGAGAAGATGGACGATTCAaagtttttattgaaaataattaccCTATACTTGCAGACTTAGTGATTTTAGTGCGATAAGGTGTATGTTCATTGTGTATATGCTCGTTTTGATTGTCTAATTACTTACTTTTAGTAATAACCAtctttaattaaaaataaatctgATCTAGCATCTATCAAtaaacataatacttatactgaGCAACGTCagtaaaattttaattgtttaaaaattttcattttctaaAGTAAGAATGGATACGTAGAGCCAATCAGAATTAGCAAAAGGTTAATCGATGGCAATCAGAAGTGATCCAAAGGTCAAGTGCATTTCATTAGGGTCAATGGATCATATCCTAAGGATAGagtagtatatatatgaataagtaTTCATACATTTCATTCGGTAGTTCAATACACTTTCTCGCTCACTCATGTGTTTTCGCTCACGTAGTCAGTTGGGGGTTTAGCGAATAGCATACAGTGTATCATTGCCAGATTTCGGACTCTATGAAATTAAATCCTGAATGCTATGGTACGGTCAAAAGTGGGGAAAATCTGTTCTCCCTCTCGAATTactttcacatggccacacgcGTACAACtactgccaggaaagtcctacacACTGAATTCTCGAGttgcgggtgttgtttacaaaattgagaggacgataaAGGAATATTTGGTGCTTTAACTGGaatggtggatacggaggatccacctaggggagttggaaaaccctgattccaaaccaatggtgcacatgggcttcaggatcaCGAGGAGACAAAAGGTGTATGAACCAAAtgttggccaccggctaccatgggactgcatctcctgacgttgctcaaCTGCTTTGCGGATT is part of the Schistosoma mansoni strain Puerto Rico chromosome 1, complete genome genome and harbors:
- a CDS encoding putative amiloride-sensitive sodium channel, whose translation is MTKKSKKLITKEELQLRKGLKKEFLYFCQTTTIRGVTRVVNARNKTLQILWIGSVILFFGGLFICMFILTRQYLEYNVIHPPQVLRDTPSPFPSLTLYLNNFAAKAYYYSNDIHSYQQVTSAVSMGGYLESLPQIVVPKLGHNLSHTVIHCMAKINSLCGCNAIEFPYINESLPFCLEMSSFVKIGNCDIQHPIIQNYTIHNSPSNQNYTLLSSVNQNQKTKPHEMPFNFECLSELEAVKNRVLCKSEVTKHYQGDVVLSCTLPCAFFAYETDRSTSTWPTKSWQLSWLSTRAGKKVANRPDLVGYRLAKEKLDSSEGEKEAEEFLSKSNVLERNLLAIMLIRPNFNVHKVDEKEVLSLTSLLSQSGGLFSIWIGLNMMSVIEVVELIFHLITRCRQFSKRKRLRRTQKKQTTCDTPKSLTNTNSETGVVQDQITNQGVVKQTEKYRKDDMTINNGPIQIHPRKRSPSAPNQMVSGNVSLYLPQI